A stretch of the Papaver somniferum cultivar HN1 chromosome 6, ASM357369v1, whole genome shotgun sequence genome encodes the following:
- the LOC113287037 gene encoding probable F-actin-capping protein subunit beta, whose protein sequence is MEAAMGLMRRIHPKHSETALSALLSLLPQHSSDLLSQVDQPLRVLSDMESGNEFIMCEYNRDADSYRSPWSNKYHPPLEDGQQPSATLRQLEIEANDVFAVYRDQYYEGGISSVYMWEDEDNEGFVACFLIKKDGSKTGQGRRGYLQEGGWDAIHVIQVGPVDETMSHYCLTSTVMLSLTTNDESSGNFNLSGSIRRQMNMDLAVTDGHLCNMGKMIEEMESKLRNSLDQVYFGKTREMVCTLRPPAEVAQLRISETK, encoded by the exons ATGGAAGCAGCAATGGGATTAATGAGAAGGATTCATCCAAAACATTCAGAAACTGCATTATCAGCATTACTTAGTCTTTTACCTCAACATTCCTCTGATCTTCTTTCTCAAGTTGATCAACCTCTTCGG GTATTATCTGATATGGAATCTGGAAACGAGTTCATCATGTGTGAATACAACCGAGATGCTGACTCCTACAG ATCACCTTGGTCAAACAAATATCATCCACCTCTGGAGGATGGGCAACAACCATCAGCAACATTGAGACAACTGGAGATTGAAGCAAATGATGTCTTCGCAGTTTACCGTGACCA GTATTATGAAGGAGGCATTTCATCAGTATACATGTGggaagatgaggataatgaaggtTTCGTTGCCTGCTTTTTAATAAAGAAAG ATGGCTCCAAAACTGGCCAGGGTAGAAGGGGTTATTTGCAAGAAGGTGGATGGGATGCCATTCATGTCATCCAG GTGGGACCAGTGGACGAGACAATGTCTCATTATTGCTTGACCAGTACGGTCATGCTCTCGTTGACAACAAATGATGAATCCTCAGGAAATTTTAATTTGTCGGGATCAATCAGAAGACAG ATGAATATGGACCTCGCAGTTACAGATGGTCACCTTTGTAACATGGGAAAGATGATTGAAGAAATGGAAAGTAAGCTGAGGAACTCACTGGATCAG GTTTACTTTGGAAAGACAAGGGAGATGGTTTGCACTTTGCGTCCGCCAGCTGAAGTCGCACAACTGAGAATATCAGAGACTAAATAA